A region of Carassius gibelio isolate Cgi1373 ecotype wild population from Czech Republic chromosome B11, carGib1.2-hapl.c, whole genome shotgun sequence DNA encodes the following proteins:
- the LOC127968624 gene encoding period circadian protein homolog 2 isoform X2: MLGGDGFHDGEEENSSPGSSKCVGQMDLTNIGQAPGTSGSRSRCGSGEEEEAEGQRGRTTRGESPAGCEQTHEDVDMNSGHDSSSGNDSVGGSRHHHSSANCSPGSTTGSGSTKSSKSATGSSSSSFHSAPHTVCSEQTELGREQTHREMMQTVQEMKKRLPSEKKSRSKASTVEALNYALNCVKQVQATSEYYNLLMSSGLEERRAATVCKLEELEEITSEHTLKNTDTFVVVFSLASGKMVYASEQASSVLHCKRKFLESAKFVELLYHQDVNVFYSHTAQPRLPPWNVCTDSAAVLFECAQVKSFFCRIRGGKDRDGEMRYSPFRITPYLLKVQGLSGEEEPCCLALAERILSGYEAPRIPVDKRIFSTTHSPGCVFLEVDDRAVPLLGYLPQDLIGTSVLTCLHPDDRLLMLAMHRKILKYAGQPPFEHSPIRFRCQNGDYITLDSSWSSFINPWSRKVAFIIGRHKVRTGPLNEDVFAARSKAKHPIMCEDVKELQAMIYKLFLQPVHNNGSSGYGSLGSNGSHEHYISVASSSDSNGNLWDDSHREPMSLQRFCADVNKVKKWGQQAYLDSQRKLTTLGPAPAVAAAGVHHNTSQGLGIRGHLKQSLQDARKQPHIPSYQQINCVDSIIRYLESCATSALKRKSESLSITTSSSSSMSEEDKPAAAAHDDTVNTDEAALEGAGALDGQVSAGSATTAAVVGAPLTDITISTEAMSVVSVTSQCSYSSTIVHVPQPESEVTALEDAPMGSEPTDSAPTPARPAPSTSSEAQEELLLVGLTKEVLSAHTQKEEQQFVDRFQHCILQSPYSSYLQQDNSSRAHSHHRADVVRPPNKHKRPKPEDSSDSYGSQPGNYWSLPGPTGAPHSSWPSSESSHPPPSNIGFVPPKAVPMQTAPYFTVVGADQQPMVVQPDQVVQNLYPMTPTMIVLLPSYPMYPGNNGMYLHGMPVPAPGIVPQPPFNLGGFVPPGGHVPHVSPSQGHPPGPTVTGVGMAQDASAEVDSIPAPWFGEELDAAQPTALFSSSRSSSPIQLNLLQEELTKPTEAQHSTGPESLHEHHAKAEDAPSDSCQQDAHSTSSELLDQLLQEDARSGTGSNVSGSGSGESGGSLGSGSNGTSTSHTGSSNSSKYFASNDSSDTSRKARKSAEAQELERTTFTKHVENPLWSMIKQTPEPVMMTYQIGPRRKS; this comes from the exons ATGCTGGGAGGAGACGGCTTTCATGATGGAGAAGAGGAGAACTCTTCTCCAGGCTCCAGCAAGTGTGTGGGGCAGATGGACCTAACTAACATTGGGCAGGCCCCCGGGACCAGCGGAAGCAGATCCAGATGTGGTTcaggtgaggaggaggaggctgAGGGGCAGCGAGGAAGAACCACCAGAGGTGAAAGCCCAGCGGGGTGTGAGCAGACGCACGAGGATGTGGACATGAACAGCGGCCACGACTCCAGCAGCGGAAACGACAGCGTTGGAGGCTCGCGACATCATCACTCCTCGGCCAATTGCAGCCCTGGAAGCACCACGGGATCAGGAAGCACCAAGAG CTCAAAATCTGCCACTGGTTCGTCATCGTCCAGCTTTCACAGCGCTCCTCACACGGTGTGCAG TGAGCAGACGGAGCTGGGCCGTGAGCAGACGCACCGGGAGATGATGCAGACGGTGCAGGAGATGAAGAAACGGCTGCCGTCTGAGAAGAAAAGCCGCAGCAAAGCCAGTACTGTAGAGGCACTGAACTATGCACTGAACTGTGTCAAACAAGTACaag CAACAAGTGAGTACTACAACTTACTAATGAGCAGCGGACTGGAGGAAAGACGAGCAGCTACTGTGTGCAAgctggaggagctggaggaaaTCACTTCAGAACACACACTGAAAAACACT GACACGTTTGTGGTGGTCTTCTCTCTGGCCTCGGGGAAGATGGTTTACGCATCCGAACAGGCCTCCAGCGTGCTTCACTGCAAGAGGAAGTTTCTGGAATCTGCCAAGTTCGTGGAGCTGCTGTACCATCAGGACGTCAATGTGTTTTACTCGCACACGGCTCAACCGCGGCTGCCGCCCTGGAACGTGTGCACAGACAGCG CGGCGGTTCTGTTCGAATGTGCCCAGGTCAAGTCCTTCTTCTGTCGAATCAG aggagGGAAGGATAGAGATGGAGAAATGCGTTATAGTCCCTTCCGGATCACTCCGTACCTGCTGAAGGTTCAGGGATTGAGCGGAGAGGAGGAGCCGTGCTGTCTGGCCCTGGCCGAGCGCATCCTCTCAGGATATGAGG CCCCTCGCATTCCCGTAGACAAGCGCATATTCAGCACGACTCATTCACCAGGCTGTGTCTTTTTAGAAGTGGATGACCG agCGGTGCCTTTGCTCGGCTACCTCCCCCAGGACCTGATCGGTACCTCGGTTCTGACCTGCTTGCATCCAGACGACCGTCTGCTCATGCTGGCCATGCACCGCAAAA TTCTGAAGTACGCGGGCCAGCCTCCGTTTGAACACTCGCCCATCCGCTTTCGGTGTCAGAACGGCGACTACATCACCCTGGACTCCAGCTGGTCCAGCTTCATCAACCCTTGGAGCCGAAAGGTGGCCTTCATCATCGGCAGGCACAAAGTTCGCAC TGGACCTTTAAATGAGGACGTTTTCGCTGCGCGGAGTAAAGCCAAGCATCCAATCATGTGTGAGGACGTGAAAGAGCTGCAAGCCATGATCTACAAGCTCTTCCTTCAG CCGGTTCATAATAATGGATCCAGTGGCTATGGCAGTCTGGGTAGTAACGGCTCCCACGAGCACTACATCAGTGTGGCGTCGTCCAGCGACAGTAACGGAAACCTCTGGGATGATTCGCACAGAGAACCA ATGTCTTTGCAGCGGTTTTGTGCTGATGTCAATAAAGTGAAGAAGTGGGGCCAGCAGGCGTATCTGGACTCCCAGAGGAAGCTCACAACTTTAGGACCAGCCCCTGCAG TGGCGGCAGCAGGGGTTCATCATAACACGAGTCAGGGTTTGGGAATTCGAGGTCATCTAAAGCAGTCTCTGCAAGACGCGCGGAAGCAGCCACACATTCCATCGTACCAGCAGATCAACTGTGTGGACAGCATCATCAG ATATCTGGAGAGCTGTGCGACATCTGCTCTGAAACGAAAGAGTGAATCTTTGTCCATAACtacatcttcctcttcctccatgTCTGAGGAAGACAAACCTGCAGCGGCAGCACATGACGACACTGTGAACACTGACG AAGCTGCGCTGGAAGGCGCCGGTGCTCTGGACGGCCAGGTGTCTGCGGGTTCGGCCACGACGGCAGCGGTGGTGGGAGCGCCGCTCACGGACATCACAATCTCCACAGAAGCCATGAGCGTGGTGTCCGTCACCAGTCAGTGCAGTTACAGCAGCACCATAGTGCACGTACCCCAGCCCGAGTCAG AGGTCACTGCCTTAGAAGATGCTCCAATGGGGAGCGAGCCAACAGACTCCGCCCCCACCCCTGCTCGCCCCGCCCCCAGCACCTCCTCAGAGGCGCAGGAGGAGTTACTCCTGGTGGGTCTTACTAAAGAGGTGCTGTCGGCCCACACGCAGAAGGAGGAACAACAATTCGTGGATCGTTTCCAACATTGTATCCTGCAGAGTCCCTACAGCTCCTACCTCCAGCAGGACAACAGCAGCAGGGCCCATTCTCAccacagag CTGATGTTGTGCGTCCTCCGAACAAACACAAGCGTCCCAAACCAGAAGACTCATCCGACAGCTACGGCTCCCAGCCGGGCAACTACTGGTCACTTCCCGGCCCCACCGGAGCGCCTCATTCCTCCTGGCCTTCCTCCGAGTCCTCTCATCCCCCACCGTCCAACATCGGCTTTGTGCCGCCCAAGGCAGTGCCCATGCAAACAGCCCCTTACTTCACCGTGGTCGGTGCGGATCAGCAGCCCATGGTGGTCCAGCCTGACCAAGTTGTCCAGAACCTCTATCCCATGACTCCCACAATGATCGTCCTGCTTCCTAGCTACCCCATGTACCCTGGGAACAATGGCATGTACCTGCATGGGATGCCCGTCCCAGCACCCGGAATTGTTCCCCAGCCTCCCTTTAACTTGGGAGGCTTCGTCCCGCCTGGTGGACATGTGCCACATGTGTCTCCATCACAGGGCCATCCTCCAGGTCCCACCGTCACAGGAGTCGGGATGGCACAGGATGCTTCAGCAGAGGTCGACTCAATACCTGCCCCTTGGTTTGGGGAAGAACTTGATGCAGCACAGCCCACGGCGCTCTTCTCCAGCTCTCGCTCCAGCTCGCCCATCCAGCTGAACTTACTCCAGGAGGAGCTGACCAAGCCCACCGAAGCCCAGCACAGCACCGGTCCAGAGAGTCTGCATGAACACCATGCCAAAGCG GAGGACGCTCCCAGCGACTCGTGTCAACAAGACGCCCATTCCACCTCCAGTGAATTGCTGGACCAGTTGCTGCAGGAGGACGCCCGCTCAGGAACCGGCTCAAATGTCTCGGGCAGTGGCTCCGGAGAGTCAGGAGGCTCTCTGGGCTCCGGGTCGAACGGGACGTCCACCAGCCACACAG
- the LOC127968631 gene encoding vesicle-associated membrane protein 3, which translates to MSAPGADGSGSAGMSGNNRRLQQTQAQVEEVVDIMRVNVDKVLERDQKLSDLDDRADALQAGASQFETSAAKLKRKYWWKNCKMWAILIAVVLIIIVIIIIWSQS; encoded by the exons AT GTCCGCCCCGGGTGCAGATGGCTCTGGTTCTGCTGGGATGTCTGGGAATAACCGCAGACTGCAGCAGACACAGGCACAGGTGGAAGAG GTTGTGGACATCATGAGAGTGAATGTCGATAAGGTCCTGGAACGAGACCAGAAGCTGTCTGATTTGGACGATCGTGCCGATGCCCTGCAGGCCGGTGCTTCCCAGTTTGAGACCAGTGCTGCCAAACTCAAGAGGAAATACTGGTGGAAGAACTGCAAG ATGTGGGCCATTTTGATAGCTGTGGTTTTGATCATTATTGTCATCATTATCA tctgGTCGCAGTCATAA